TTGCGTGACGTCACTGCATCGGCATCATCGACGACAAAGGTCAAGAGAAGTCGCATTTGTCAGGTCTctatgtgtcgtctgctttctcttctttgtcgGTTTCTTTCCTTACACCGTCATCAACGTTGTTGATTTCTATTGGACAGTTCCACCGGAAGTTTTGATATTCAGCAACCTGTTGTTGTTCTTCAACAGCGCCGTGAACTGGATTGTATACGGTGTCATGAACCCGACCTACAGGCGTGGGTATGCCGAACTAGTGAGAGGGTGTTTGAAGCGGGTGGCTAGGGAGACCGGAACCGGTTCAGGAGCAGCGACAAATCTGCCTTCGACATCAACACCACCAAAGAAGTATGCTTCACATATGAGCGATGTTAACCACACCtgacatttcatgttttctgcAGGGCAGTAAATCTTCTACATTTAGCAGTTGGACCAACAAGTCTAATGTTGTTATTGTAAGAAATGGTTGtcatgctgtttaaaaaaatggtttgatgaTTGTGAGAAATTTGAAGCAGTTAATGATGAAGATAACCGCTGACAAGATTAAAACACTCTTTCTGTACAAATTGAATAGTTAAACCTCATTACAAATATCTTGTCAGATAATAGCTCTTCAACCTAAACACGACAAGAACAGGTGCAACCAATGTGTCTGTGTTAAAGGTAAATTCACTTAAGATTTAAGTTTTACATTGTAAACAGACGAGGTAGAGTTTTGTCGAAGAAGTGACACAGCTTCGATGTTTAATTTAGACACTCAGTATGAAAATTCTGCTAGTGTCTAAACACAGGTGAGGCGGCTCACCTTTCTGAGTTTTCACAACTTTATCTTCATGTTGTACAAAGAAATGTCACAGAGGCTGACTTGCCTTTAGGGATGTTGATGCGAAGGTTTCAAATGTTAGTAAATAAGCTATCTGGCAAggatttatataaaatttagctgtttatgttttagtttttaaaattttcctactaatttaaaaatgttcgtTTTCATATTCTTGTCTGGtgtgataaaatgaaaatgtgtaatgtattgatgtatttttatgaaaaaggaataaaatgatAATGGTTAGTTATTTGGTTATATATCTATAGTAAAGGAATGTAgaagaacacagacacacgcacaacacactcacatatacaaGTACTAGGACATTGATTGCATTCACATAAACTCAAAGAGTTTGTCTTGGATGTGGTACAAATGAGGATCTGTAATGTGAGCAAACGTAATGTGCGTGTCACATCGTGTACACAAATCAGTTATGTCCTCCTTACTACTACTAgaattaatgataataataataggatgtGTAAAGTGCATTACCCGATACCAGCTCAGTCACTGGACATGGAAGATTGCATACAAACCGTCAACCATACAATGAAGCAAACAGTCCCTACGACCCtaccatgaaaaaaaaccccaaaataatttcaaaacaaagtgTCAAAATGAGCAATAGACAGAGCGAGctaccgaccgaccgaccgaccgaccgaccgaccgacagacaaacagacagacaaacagaccgATGTAATAAAGCGATCGCTGAAGACCAGTACGATTGCACGGTTGAATGATGTCAATGAGCATTACCGTTggagaagaaagacacagtCCACTCATCTCTTCTATCGGCTCTTTATACGTCCACACAGTTGATACTAGTGTACCCACTAAACTGTGACGAACCCATGGACCAAGCTGTTGATGGTCCTTTCGCCTTTTTTTGTCGCTGTTAGTCGCAGCTGACCCCACAAGCCGCTGAACTCATGCTTGGGTTAGCCCCACAATCTTGTTGACCGTTCGTGAACGTGTCTTGAACAGGTTGACACACACGAGGACAGGTGGTGTGAACGAGGGTTAGAGGGATGCAAATGTTGACAGCAGCTTTGCTGCCACAGTGAACACGACAGTTATAAACAAGCTTTGCATGATGCACCCGGCCCCACAGATCGGCTCAAGTCCGGTATAATGCGGCACGTGACCACTGGGATAGCGACGGTTGGGGGGTTTGTTGAACTTCCTCGGGTGGTTGTCTTGATTCCCGTTGTTGTCGTCGGTGTCGTTGATGAACTCGTTTTTGtcgtggtagtagtggtggtggggttcGCTGCTGAgcttgtttttgtggttttagTGGTGGTGTTGGCTTGTGAACTCGTTTTTGTCGTGTTAGTAGTGGTGGTGCGGTTCGATGTAGGTAGCGCTGTAGTATGTAGAGTTGATGGCGAGGTTTGGTAGCTGCATGTCCCGCAACACTCCTCCTTTTTGTCAGCGGTGTCGCAGTAATCACTACGACACCCAGTAACTTTATCTCCATATTGGCAGCctgcaatcaatcaatcaatcaatcaatcaatcaatcaatcaatcaatcaatcaatcaatcaaaatatgtaataaaaattacaaaataaaaatatataaagtaaaataaaaaaaaattgaaagaaaaacgaaacaacgaatgaaataaaaatatcaagaaagTCAATTAAAAAACCAAATCCAATCAATCAATTTGATCAACACAGCCACCAAGCTAAATATAAAGCCAAACAACCGACAGTTAAGCTGCTCACCTGTAATGTTCCTAAACTGCTTGTCGCACATCTCGCAGCAGATCCCGCGGAGGGCGCTTTGGTAGCAGTAGCCTGACTCCAGCTCATCGCACCTTCTGCCATCGAAGACCACACCTTGCCTCTGGCCAAAGGGACAGGAGGCTGAAGACCAGAGACATAATTACTGTCACTCCACGGCCTTCAACTCAACAGGTCAGGGGAAGCTTTCTTTTTATATCGTTTATATTTATGAGGTGGTGGGGCGAGTTTTATTACACGTGTCTCACAAAATATCTTCGTTTAAAAAATCATATCATACTGATGTACTATAGTTAGCATCCTAGAGAAAATACACACTGCATTATACGGATACATGTCCTGTAATGCGTGTTTACTGTAGTTTGTAATACTGTAATACTACATTTATTACATGAGGAAGGAAAGCTCCTAATGGTGTAGAGTGAGTAGTGTGTAGTACTACAGACAACTGCTACTCACCACTCATGTAGCAGGATGTGGCGTTTGGAGACTTCACACACTGACCGTCTATGCACCACTGAAAGAGAACAAAGTTGGTACTTTGATAATTTCGCTGCATTAATAATGGCTGATCTTAACTGGGCAACGTGTCAAAGTATCAAACATCTGAGGTTCCTTTAAGTTCCACTGTATTGCCAACAAGTATTGGCAATGTACTGACAAACACGTTTATTTAACACATTGATTAAAGTTCCAATGTCCGGAAGGTATGGTCCCAAACCATTTGCTTATCTGTGACTTTCTCGCACAATTCTGTCAGACTTGGTCAAACCTTCGACGATGTTTGAACGAATTTTATTCTCGCACTTAGTCCAATTTAGGCTtgcatacaacaacaacaacaacaacaacaacaacaacaacaacaacaacaacaacaacaacaacaacgcaaGACACATCTGCATTCAGCTCCAGTCATAATCTAAAGGTTCCTATGTTTCATGTGGTCGGTTGGTGGGGGAGGAAGTTTGGAGGACCTCTAGATCAACCGATCATTAAGGCTTCCAGTCTATAGTTAGTCCGCTAGACAAGGTAAccggtgtcacgtgactgctgcaTACCTTGCCAGTATTGCAGCACGTGCCTGAGGCAGCAGTGGTCAGGGCGCAGGACAGATTGGTGTCGGGCAGATGGCAAAACATTGCAACACAGATGTCCTCTGGGTTTGCTGTAAACGCTGTACCCTGCAGCAAACAAGTCCACAAACATTCAACCCAGGGAAGAACAGGGAGGgctagggtgtgtgtgtgtgtgtgaggggtgggtgtggggtgggcaGGGCTGCAACGACACAGACTACGCCAGAGTTTTGGTACATGCAAAAAGAGGGAATTTTGAGGGAGGGACATATGAAAGGAAAAGGTTTtacacatgcaaatataaaacaaacaaacaaacaaaaattaaaaaagttaaaagttaaaaattaacaaaacaatcacaaaagtaaacaaactaacaaacaaaaacaaccccaaaagtaagacaaaaataaaaaaaaaaaaaaccaccaaaaaacccccaaaaaacaacaacaaaaaacaaataaattgcacaacaaaaattaaaaaaaatatgttacacATCCCAAAGGCCACACCCAGGCATCCCTCCTTCCCTCACCCTTAGAGATACTCGCAGGACGTACCCGACAGAGGTAGGAGGCGTTTCCGTAGATCTGTCGACACTGTTCATCAGGACCGTGCAGGTACCCGGGTAGCCCTGCGACAGTGGGTACATCTTGCTGACCCAACTTCTGCTGCAGACAAGTGTTCTCCAACCTGTTCGGATGATTGTTTAAAGAAGTGTTCATCAACTGATCACAAAGCTGTTCGCTAAGCTTGTTGCTAGGAATGCTAATTTCCAAATGCCCGGATGTTGCATGACTCGAAGCGTAAATACCACGATCAACTGTCACTTTTGCTTTGGCTAAGGTACTCAAGGACTATGTTCACTTACTTGTCGGCGATGAGTTTGTTAATGAAGTTCTGGAAATACTGAATAGAGCAGTTAGAGAAGTGCCAAGGATTGTATTTGTTGGCATCGTTTTCCAGTTGCGATCCTGTAGACATGATATATCTGTCGGCAGACGAACAGTTGTTTCCGTTTCCATCGTGCAGGGCACCGAGGCTGGAGTGATTGAAAGATTGAATAATTGAATGATTAAAGGAGTGAGCGTAAGTTTTTTTcgttgtcttttttcttaattttctctttcaatttGATGTTCGTGATCACACACACGTATCCGTACAcagatgtaaaaacaaaaaaaaaaagctaaaaatttCAATTccataaattaatataatatttcaacAGTTCTCAGTCTGGTCAGCCTGTTGTTACATCGATGAATCGTTAGAATGTTATTGTGAACTAGTTCAACGTGAATGCAGCATCGTTCAGAAAGACAACAGAATGAAGATTAACTTAGCAAGGGTGTGTACCTATGTCCTAGCTCGTGTGTAGCAGTTGTCTCGCTTTGATACCCGCCATGGTCCTCCACAACGGAGACGCTAGCGCCGTTAGGGTAGCACATGGCTCCCACGTTAGCAAaacctgaaacacacacacacaaacagaaatagaaaagaaaacagttaaaaagacGAAGAATGAATGACGGCGATTTGAAccctgtttttttaaagaccagcctgaatggtttgcattttttgccgatatcggtagatataggcgacataaaactaacctgtcaatgtcagcttccaaaacccatcagTGAATTAATTAATATTAGTTAATACTGTAGCTGTACCTGGGTGCTCACCTGTGAAGCAGACCATGGAAGTCATCCACACACGAGATAAAGGTGTCTGGTCCAAATGTCTAGTGAGGTGAATCTTTTAAATTCTAGTAATTGGGTGAATGTCAGCGGaagatattattttccaaaatctggAGGAAAACACCCATCCCGCTACGCAGGTCAAGGTTCACACCGTGGAGACGTCTACGTTGTTATGACGTGGCTAGTGGTACAGGTGGGACCATGTGTTAATTAGACACCTCtagtacaaacatgacgtcatcatgaccttttccatctttttatgTCATGCCTGACTTATGTTCTTACCTGCTGTATTATTGAATCGGAAGCCGCTGTCATCACTGAACAGGTCATAGCTGTTGAGAAAAGATACAGCTGTTAAGGAGCCACGAATGTTAGATATtaacataaaatttaacaaaaggaaagtatacatatacattatcaggaatttttaaaatgagaaatctTACAAGGTTGCAGACTTTTCGTATGGTATTTGCCTGGTCTATCTAAAGCGTCAATTAGAgatcataaaattaaaataagatgGATGCAAGGAAAACTTGCCGAAAAATAGACAAGAGACATGAATTCCgaccataacaacaacaaaattgaaaagaaaaaagaaaacgaccaccctcctaaaaaaaaaaaaaaaaaaaaaaagaaaagaaaagagaaacaacaacaaaacagcagcaaacttaataaaaaagataaacacaaaataaaaagagaaaattaaaaagcaaaaaaagaaacaacaaaaaaagaaacaacatttaaaaaaaacaaataaaaaataccaatTAAAAGGAACACATAaattcaaaaacagaaataaaaaataagaaagaaagaaagaccaaTCGTCTGGTCGACAACGAGATATTTCGAGAACACACGACCTGACTCTTTATTTTCCAAAGAAGACACAGCATCGACATAATTACTCACAGGTCTGTAGGTTGTGTAATCACAGGTAGTAACACGTATCATGAGACAGGTGTTACTGTACTAAATCGTAACGGACTACAGACACTGCGGACTGACTACGGGCGTTGCGTAGTGATGCGTTGCTAGTAGTAACGGTGTATAGTACAAGTCCCTGTGTTCCGTTGTCGTAATCACGTAATTACGTCACACAGTAATTGTGAGGTAACGAGTGACGTGTCTTACAAAATAATGAACTTCACAGGTGATGCGTAGTGACGTGCACCACTGTCTGTGTGAAGGTGACGTGATCACGTGATAACGTACTCTGTAAATCCTACTACGTGGTCGCACGACGGCAGGTTACTTTTGGTCTTGACGTAGTCCTGTAACCTGGACAACATCGTGATCGCGTTGACCTGAACCCTGTCAGAGCTcgtctcttttatttcttctgtccaCGGCGAGTCGCTTGCGTTCTGACAGAAtatcacacacatatgtaaTAGTAGATCATTTATACATAtagttacaaaacaaacaaaaaaaaaacataataatattcGAGTTTAGTCATGTTccatcagaatttttttctttcattactaAAACTCGCCATTGTCAAACGTCAACAGAATTCTGTTTAACAAAAATGTCCCTGAAGACAAGTAGACATGTTTAATCTGAGATAAGCTTTCTTCCGAAGTACATCAGATTTTTACAAATCCTAAAGGAACATTTTAGTTATAAGAAGAGTTTAAGCTTGATACCTTACCTTGGCGATAACATATCCCCGCAGTAAAATGTTGATGTTAAAAGGAAGAGTTGTGATCGATTTGTATCGGGCATTGATCTGCACAAAGACAGCATATGTTGGTATTTTAATCTTTGTGTGCTTGTCTCTCAACAATTATGTATACTTGCAATCATTAAAACTAcatctcacacatacacacagaaacaagagagaggggagagaaagaaggaagataaaataagcgtacatgaaaaaaatgcaagaaatatgTTGAGGTATTCTGTGTTGTATACGTTTCAACATCGGATGAAATAATTGCTGTAGGAAACCAAGTAACATACAGACCCCGTTGAAGATATAAGCGATGTACTCCTTCATGTTCGTCACTGCAGTTGTTTCCACATTGTTTGCTCGATTCAGCCAGCTGTTGGgagacaaacaataaataaataattaggtAAATGAATACATGAATTGATGAGAATTAAAGTATATAAATAGGATGGTCTTACTATTACATCAACCCCACGGTAAGGGCATAGGTACATAAAGATTTTTAGGTGCGCGAGTGTGTCTGcttgcatgtgtttgtttgtgtgttattgtgtgtgtgtgagagagagcgagaaagagacaatgaaagatggagggagagaacgAGAGGGCGAGAGAAAGACAACGTTACTGACTGAGTAAAAAAGATTATTGTCGTGAGCAGCAGTCACTCACTACTTGTAGAAGCTGTAGTCTAGGGCAACAATGATGTCCAGGTAGTACTCAGTTTTGGTGGAGTCCCTCTTCCGTCTCAGAACTCTCTCTGTGTCCACCTCCTGCTCCAGCCATTGTGGTGATCCTCCCAGCACCGGTCCTGTTAATACAACAGTAAATACATCGTACAACCAACAGAACTTATAGAAGTCTTATTTCAGGGTCCATTGCAAGTGTAAAGGATGTAGGATGTGACCAGGGAGTGAATTCGGAGTGAACtgcaatgttttctctttctgttgtgCGAGTTCTactgttgtcattgtcattgtcattgagaTTTTCTGTAGAGCAACTCTAGAGTTCAGTCTGAGATAATTCATCTCAAGCATTTGAATATTGCGGCCTGTCTCCCCCTTATCCTCCTTGACCTTTGTTAATTCCTTTAGTGTCATGGTCATCAACATTTTGCATTGTGAAGACAACACGTACGATGTTGATGCATTCTCAAGGCATTTAGCAAGAACAGCAAACTCCTGATGTTTGCCAACTCGCCCGTCTATCATCGGCaagctgtctgtctgcctgcctgtctgcttgtctgtctgtctgtctgtctgtgcataaaaaaatagaaaaatggtcagaaactgaatttaaaaaaagcgtGAGGTACGTATTTGTCTTTCAAGACCTCTTCTGCTGCTCCCTCTGTCAACCTCTAGATAAGTAGAGGAAATATCCACCACGGTTGAAGCTTTCGATTTcgtataaaagaaataaagattactcacaaaagaatgttttatagtCTTAATTCCGGCTAAATACGCGATAGctcatttttttatgatgttgattattaaaaacaagagctgagattagTTGATTCGCACTAGACACGGACATTTATCAGCCCATTCGCGAGTGTCTTTTTTAATTCAGAGTTTGGGCTGGTGGGAGGCTGAGCTGAGGTTGCGGGTACTTGATCCTGCCTACCAACCCTGCGTTCACCCGGTGTTGAACGGGTAGAAAACGAGAGACATCACGGCATCCCTGATCATCGTTGTGCCTGGAACTCCAGCAACATGGCAAAACTCTTTCTCATGATGTTCGGCATCCTGGAATTGATGTCTGGTGTCCTAGGCAACGCTTTTGTGCTGACTTCCGTGCACGTGCAGAGCCTGTCGAGGCGGAAGTCTGTCCACACGGTTTTCCTCCTAAACCTGGTGGTGGCAGACATGTTTGTAGTCACCTGTGTTGTCGTCTTGGTGTTGGAAGGTCTGTTGGCCACCTGGGACTCCACGATGAGCAACGATGACTGTAGAGTTAGGGGATTCCTGGTTGTATTCTTCACAGGGGTGAGTTTATTTCGTCGGTCACAGAAATGCTACGATTTCTTAATCTCATAGTTTCTGTGGGttatttttattcccttttaattactttttagttatttgttctatttgtcttcctgtcttcttcGTTTGATGTCTACTGATTGCTTGCCCATCTACTTCACTATGGCTTTCTTTTCACTGATCATATGCTTTCTTAAGTTCGTCGTGTTCTATCTATTTATTCTATCGAGATAAGCTATAATACACAATTACAGACACTGTACACGACTTTCTGCAGGCATCAGTGATGGCCCTGCTGGCGATGTCCGCTCATCGCTACATGcgagtgtgtcacgtgacgctacaCAAGAAGGTGCTGACTGTCTCaactgctgtcgtctgctcggcGGTCTGCTGGTTCATCGCCCTTGTTATCGCCTTTTTACCGGTCACGCACCTGGTGGGGTCCTACAGTGTCGAGGAAGGGACGAACGTTTgctctgtgacgtcacaaaagccTAGCGACGATTACCTGATGGGGGTGGGCTTCTGGATTCTTGTCGAGGTTCCTTTGATCGTCGGGAACTTGAACTGGGCTATATATCAACACTGGCGGATGTCTCGCCCTGCGGTTGACAAGTctgtgcagat
This is a stretch of genomic DNA from Pomacea canaliculata isolate SZHN2017 linkage group LG3, ASM307304v1, whole genome shotgun sequence. It encodes these proteins:
- the LOC112560185 gene encoding metalloprotease mig-17-like, with the protein product MPQTDISIKRPVLGGSPQWLEQEVDTERVLRRKRDSTKTEYYLDIIVALDYSFYKYWLNRANNVETTAVTNMKEYIAYIFNGINARYKSITTLPFNINILLRGYVIAKNASDSPWTEEIKETSSDRVQVNAITMLSRLQDYVKTKSNLPSCDHVVGFTDYDLFSDDSGFRFNNTAGFANVGAMCYPNGASVSVVEDHGGYQSETTATHELGHSLGALHDGNGNNCSSADRYIMSTGSQLENDANKYNPWHFSNCSIQYFQNFINKLIADKLENTCLQQKLGQQDVPTVAGLPGYLHGPDEQCRQIYGNASYLCRGTAFTANPEDICVAMFCHLPDTNLSCALTTAASGTCCNTGKWCIDGQCVKSPNATSCYMSASCPFGQRQGVVFDGRRCDELESGYCYQSALRGICCEMCDKQFRNITGCQYGDKVTGCRSDYCDTADKKEECCGTCSYQTSPSTLHTTALPTSNRTTTTNTTKTSSQANTTTKTTKTSSAANPTTTTTTTKTSSSTTPTTTTGIKTTTRGSSTNPPTVAIPVVTCRIIPDLSRSVGPGASCKACL
- the LOC112560187 gene encoding uncharacterized protein LOC112560187, whose amino-acid sequence is MAKLFLMMFGILELMSGVLGNAFVLTSVHVQSLSRRKSVHTVFLLNLVVADMFVVTCVVVLVLEGLLATWDSTMSNDDCRVRGFLVVFFTGASVMALLAMSAHRYMRVCHVTLHKKVLTVSTAVVCSAVCWFIALVIAFLPVTHLVGSYSVEEGTNVCSVTSQKPSDDYLMGVGFWILVEVPLIVGNLNWAIYQHWRMSRPAVDKSVQMTGRGVSQTSGYMVGPFENNTNSRLSCGDETEEEREVTDSLDDCRHQVDVRCDQHLNVPPSVQSLAVVHLSPALMRGSRLKQVPMTQADLCHRGKREKLFLASLLVPLLLASFTFGGFAVIVVGRILADSFNKEGAIALRLVLVLNSSLNWLPYGLMNRRLRRDLGNRLRCTRVSR